The Candidatus Saccharimonadia bacterium genomic interval AGTCATCGAGCGTTTCCAGCGCGTCCCCGAGGCCTACGAAAACACGGTCAAAATCGCCGAACGCTGCGATGTGGAGCTTGAATTGGGCCGCATTCTCATCCCCACCTTCGAAGTCCCCGAGGGGTTCAAGGATGAGCGCGAATACCTGCACAGCCTGTGTTGGCGGGGGCTCGCCTGGCGCTACGGCGGCATTCCCAAAGAAGACATCGCCCACATTACCGAAGTCAAAGCCAAAACTCTCGTCACCCCCGAAATCGCCGAGCGCCTCGAGTTTGAGCTGTCGGTCATCGGCCGCATGGGCTACGACGGCTACTTTCTCATCGTGTCCGATTTCATCAACTGGGGCAAAAACCAGGGCATCATCTTTGGCCCCGGGCGGGGGAGTGCGGCCGGTTCCATCGTGTCCTTCGCCATGAACATTACCGACCTCGATCCGCTCAAATACGACCTGCTGTTTGAGCGCTTCCTCAACCCCGACCGCATCTCCATGCCCGACATCGACATCGACATCCAAGACACCCGCCGCGGCGAAGTCATCGACTACGTCACGGAAAAATACGGCCAAGAACGCGTGGCGCAGATCATCACCTTCGGCACCATGGCCGCCCGCAACGCCGTGCGCGACACCGGCCGCGCGCTCGGCTACTCCTACGCCGAGGTCGACGCCATTGCCAAGCTTGTACCGCAGCCGGTGCAGGGCCGCCACATCCCCCTGGCCGTAGCCGCCGGCCTCAAAACCGGCAAAGGCAGCGAGCAGCGCCCCGACCCCGAGCTTGTGAAGGAATACACCACCAACCAGCGCGCCCGCGAGCTCATCGACCTCGCCATCCGCCTCGAAGGCACCATCCGCTCAAACGGCGTGCACGCGGCCGGCGTGGTGATCGCGCCCGAGCCGATCGTGGGCTACACGCCGGTGCAGCGCGCCCAAAAAGGCGGTACCGCCACGCAGTACTCCATGGGCCCCATCGAGGAGCTCGGCCTGCTCAAAATGGACTTCCTCGGCCTCTCCAACCTTACCGTCATCAACAATGCCCTGCGCATCATCAAACGCGTCTACGGCGCCGCCATCGACATTGCCGACATCCCGCTCGACGATCCCAAAACCTTCGAGCTCCTCTCGCGCGGCGACACCACCGGTGTCTTCCAGGTAGAATCCGCGGGCATGAAGCGCTACCTGCGCGACCTCAAGCCCACGGTCTTCGACGACATCATTGCCATGGTAGCGCTCTACCGCCCCGGCCCCATGCAGTGGATCGACGAATTCATCGGCCGCAAGCACGGCAGCATCCCCATCACCTACGTGCACCCCTCCATGGAAAACGCGCTCAAAAACACCTACGGCGTGCTCGTGTACCAAGAGCAGGTCATGCAGATCTCCAAAGAGGTCAGCGGCTTCACCGGCGGCGAGGCCGACACCTTGCGCAAAGCCATTGGCAAAAAGAACGCCGCCATGATGGCCAAAATGAAAACCAAATTCGTCGAAGGCGCGGTCAAAAACGTTGGCGCCGATCAAAAAATCATGGAAGACTTCTGGGCCAATCTCGAAGATTTCGCCGCCTATTGTTTCAACAAATCCCACGCTGCCTGCTACGGCCTCATCGCCTACCAAACCGCCTACCTCAAGGCGCATTACCCCGCCGCCTTCATGGCCGCGCTCATGACCAGTGATTTTGGCAACATCGACCGCATCGCCATCGAGGTGGCCGAGTGCACGCGCATGGGCATCCAGGTGCTGCCCCCCGACGTCAACGAGTCGTTCCACGAATTTGCCGTGGTCAAAGAGTCGGGCAACATCCGATTTGGCCTTTCGGCGGTCAAAAACATCGGTTCCGGCCCCATCGAGACCATCCTGGCGGCGCGCGACGAGGGCGGCCCCTTTGCCTCTGTCGAAGACTTTGCCAAGCGCGTCAACGCCCGCGAGTGCAACAAAAAAGTCTGGGAATCACTCACCAAATGCGGTGCCTTCGACGCGCTCATCGACGGTGACCGAGCTCAGCTTCTCTTTAACATCGAAACCATCACCGCCTTTGGCGCCAAAGCCCAAAAAAACGCTCTCTCGGGCCAAATCGACATCTTCGGCTCGCTCGGCGTCGAAGAAAACCTGCCGGCTCTTCGGCTCGAATCCGCGCCGCACCCTGCCTCGACCCGCGAGCAGCTCGCCTGGGAAAAGGAGCTCCTCGGCCTCTACATCTCGCATCATCCCCTCGACGAATACGCCGGCTACCTCGCCGACACCTGCGTGCCCATCAGTGACATCACGCCTTCGTCGGACGGCAAACTCCTGCGTATCGGCGGTATTATCACCACGGTGCGCAAAATTCTCACGAAAAAAGGCGACACCATGGCCTTCGTGGGCATCGAAGACAAAACCGGCCTCACCGAGCTCATCGTCTTTCCCAAGGCCTTCGAAAAATCCCCCGAAGTCTTCGAGGCCGACAACATCATCATGGCCACGGGCAAAATTTCCGCCCGCGACAAAGAAGGCCGCCTCACCGACGAGCCGAAGATGATGGTAGACGCCGCCAAAATCGTCAATTACGACACCGCTTCCAGTCATGTCTCTACCCACGCGCCGCAGCCGGCGGCCCCAGTCGCCGCCCCGCCCGCCCGCCCAGCCGCCGCGGCATCCCCTGGCGGCGGCTACGTGGTGCTTCATCTCGCCGACCTGTCCGATCAGCAATTGCTTCACGACATCAAGCAAATCATCGGCGCTCATGCCGGCGGCGCCGAAATTTATATCGTGGTCGGGGCCGACGCTCCCAAGAAAATCCGGCTACCGTTTAAGGTCGCCGTTTCCGAAGCACTCTTAGAGCAATTAGGCGCCCTCGTTGGCACGGACCAAGTAACCCACGCCGCGTGAGCTTGCCAAAAACGCCCAGCCCATTAATACTGATTGAGACCAAATTCTCCATGACCACCTAGCCACCCGAAAGGCGGTACCGTATGGGAAGTCTACAGATTTGGTTGATCGTTATAGGAAGCCTCGCTGCAGCTCTGGTGCTGTGGTACGTCGTGTGGCCGCTCTGTGCCTTGGTGCAAGCCTGGCTGAGGGTGAAGGCCGCCACGATCACCGCATCGCGCGATGGACGCGTTGAGGCGGCCCGAGCCAAGGGCCAGCAGCTGGCCGCGGAGGCCAAACTGCAAACAGCTCGCCTCCAGACGGCCGCCAAGGCCGCCACCGCCACGGCCGCATTCAAGGCCCAAACCATTGCGGAGCAGAGGGTGATTGAGGCCGACGCCGCGACCCGCGTTCAGGCCGCGAAAGACACGCCTCCCGCACCTGCCAAACCGCCACCACGCCTGGCCCGTTCGGACCTGTTCTGGAATATCAGGTTCTGGGCGAACTTCGCGGCCGCGATCGTGATCGTGGTCGGTGCCATCGGGTACGGCATCTTCAAGTACGACCAGGCCTCTACCCGGCCGCACCAAGCCACCATCCTGGTGTGCAAGGTGTCGGACAACCCGCTCGACACCGACCCGCCCAAGCTCGAGACCGCCAGCGGTTCATACTACATCAACAAGGGCACGTTCGGCGCCACCTACTACCCCGACCCGAGCAAGGGAAAGAAGTTCTTCGGGCCCAACAGGCAATACGCCATCACCTTCCACGGCATCTGGCCTGGAGATCGGTATGTCATTGGTGCCACCGAGTTGCCCAACACGGAGCAGCAGTGCGCCGGCTCGTAGACCTGCTGCGGCCCGGGGACCAGCTCCCCGGGCCGCAGGCCCAGCCCCTTGATCGCTCCGCTCAGATATGCTAAAGTACCCGGGTTATGGAAGCCATTCGTCAACTCGAACTCAATTACCGCAAGCCCGCCCTGCCCCAGGTGCAGACGGGTGATACCGTGCGTGTGCATCAGCTCATCAAGGAAGGCGCCAAGCAGCGTATCCAGGTGTTCGAAGGCATTATCATTCGCACGCACCGCATGAACGAGCTGACCGCCTGCGTTACTGTTCGGCGCATTGCTTCCGGTATTGGCGTCGAGAAGACCTTCTTGCTGCACTCACCCAACGTTTCCAAAATTGAAATTTTGCGCCGAGCCAAAGTCCGCCGCAACTTCCTCTCCTTCCTGCGCGAGCGCCGAGGCAAGTCGGCCCGTCTCAGGGAAATTAGCTTCGACAAGATCGCCGCCAACGACGTCTCCACGCCCGAGACGCCCGCCGGCGACACCGATGAGACCGAGGTCATCGATGCCGAGCAAGCTGAAGACGCCCTCACCGATGCTGTGCCGCTGGCTGATGTTGAAAAATCCGAAGCCAAAGCCGCCGCCAGCGAAGACGAACCCAACACCGCTGCCGATACCGGCACTCCCGACGAACAGCAAGCCCCCGCCGACGAGGCCGAAGCCGGTGTTGCCCAAGCCGAGCCTGGCGAAGGCAAAGCCGTCCAATCGTAGCCAAAATCCTTTAGTGTTCATCTAAAACAGCGCCGTTATACCGGTGCTGTTTTTTGGTATAGAAGTCGGCCGTTTTGCGGTATGCTGGTTGGCATGACGGTCATATCTGGAATTCCCGCTACCACCCGCACCCCCCGGCATGCCGCCGCCCCCGGCTGGCGCGCGGTACTCCCGCTGGTGCGCGCAGGCCGCACCATCATCGGCATCGACGAGGTCGGCCGCGGCGCCTGGGCCGGCCCGGTAGTGGCCGCGGCCGTAATCTTGCCGCCCCGCCTGCGCCTTCCCGGCCTCGGCGACTCCAAAGCCCTCGCAGCCCCGGCCCGCCGCCGCCTCAGTCGCGACATCCGTCGCCGCGCCCTCGCCGTGGGCATCGGCTGGGTGGCCGCCGCTGAGGTTGACGCCCACGGCCTCAGCTGGGCAGTGCGCGAGAGCGGCTTGCGCGCTCTGGCCGGCATGAGCCTTGAGGCTGCCGTTATCATCCTCGACGGCAGACACAATTACCTGCGGGGCACCCACGAGTCGCAGGTGTTTGTGAAAGCCGACGCCACCATCTCACCGGTTGCCGCCGCCTCGATCATCGCCAAGGTGGCGCGCGATGCCTACATGCAGCGGCTGCACCGGGCCGACCCCCGCTATGGTTTCGACCAGCATGTTGGCTACGGCACCGCCCTGCACGCTGCCGGCCTGGCCGCCCACGGTCCCGGCCCGCAACACCGATATAGCTTTCGTCCCATCCGGGAGGCCGCACGTGTCATCGGTTGAGACCGGCCGCGCGGGCGAACAGCTCGCCGCTCAGCACCTCGCCGCCAGTGGCTTTGCCATTCTCGCGCGCAATTGGCGCAACCGGTGGTGCGAGCTCGATATCGTCGCCCGCCGCCACGGCATAATTCACTTCATCGAGGTTAAATACCGCTCCGACATCCGCTACGGCTACGCGGCCGAATACATTTCGCGGGACAAATCCGCGCGCCTCATGCGCGCCGCCCTGGCCTGGAACCAGGCACATGGTTACGACGGCCCCTACCAAATCGACGTCGTCACCGTTGAGGGCAGCCTCGAACAGCCCCAGATCGCGCACCTCGAAAACGCCGTCGGTGGATGGTAGCCGGCTGGCCGCATTAGCGGGCCTGCGCCTGCTCCCAATCGGCCAAAAACGCCGCCACGGCCGCCGCGTCGCGATCTGCCCAATCGGCCCGCAACTCCACGCTTTCCACCGCCTGATCCGTCGGCCGGCCCAGCGCCGGGTGCGGGTGGCTGTCGAAAAAGTCCCGGATCTCGGCTGCTTTCGCGTGTGTCGCAAAACCCGCGCCCACAAACAAAGGAAAATGCTCCAGCATATGGCCGCCCGCTCCGTAGCGCTCCAGCCATAGATTCCAGTGATCTTGGACCCATTGCCAGGTAGCGTCGCGCCCGTCGCGGTTGCGCATGCCCCAGGCTAGCGCAATGTAGAGGTCCTGCGGCCGTACCGCCTCGGTCAGTGCGTACGCCAAATAGCGCGCAATCAGGGCCGGCTGACGAAAACGGCCCATTGCCCCCAGTAGCCCCAGTTTGATCTGCGGCACCGGTTCGCGCTCATAGCGGCTTTGCATAGCCTCAAACTCGTGTTCACCACCATGTCTCGCCGCCGCAAACAGCAGCGCCGCCACCACGTCCGGATCTGTTTCGGCTCCGTCCATCCAGGCTGCCCAGCGTGTCTTGGCCTCCTTCACCACTGTCTCATCATCAAACCGAATCGCCTGCTGCAATACCAGTGGCCGCATCAACGTATCAAACGATGACTCATCGTCGGCGGCCTCCCAGCCCAGGCGCTTCACGTTTGGTCCCACGAGCCAATGCCCAAAATGGTCGAGTCGCTCGCGCAAGGCCGCATCCTCGACGGCATGCGACAAATCACCCAACGCACCACTCACTCCGGTCCACACCACATAATTCGGCTCATCGCGCAGCGCCGCCACCAGTTTCAGCAACGCCGTGCTGGTCGTGACACCGGCTTCAGTAGCCGCCGTCACGTCGCCGATGATGCCAAACCGGTCCACCACCGCCAGCTCGCGGGTGTGCAACGGCGCGGTCAAAGCCTCGATCATCCCCTCGGTGTAGTGCGTCCGGAAAAATCCCGTTTGCCCCGGATTGGGCTTAAACCAATCCGAACCCAATATCTCGGCCGACAACATGTCGCTGTGCTTTCGCAGCAGCTCCGTGGGGGTCTCCCGCCCGCCGGGCAGCAGCACATTAAACGGTATCGGCCACAGCGACGCATCCTGGCCTTTGGCCGCCTGTCGCGGCGAGCTGTAAAACCGCCGCTGCTGTACCTCGCCGTCGTCAAACGTCACCACCGGATACCCTGGCTTGCTCGTCCAGGCCGACATCAGCGCGTCCACCGGCTTGCCCGATGCCGCTTCCAGCGCCCGCCACAGATCGTGCGTCACCGCGTTGGCGTAGCTGTGCTTCGTGAGGTACGCATGCAGCCCCTTGCGAAAGTCCTGATCTCCCAAATAGTGGTGCAGCATGCGGATCACACTGCCTCCCTTGCTATATGACACCGCATCAAAAATTTCGTCGAGCCCGCGCGGGTCCTCTACCTCCACCTCAATGGGGTGAGTGCTCACGAGGCTATCGAGCTCCATGGCGCGACCTGTTTCATCGGCCGTAAAGTGCGCCCAGATCTCCCACTCCGGGAACCGCGCGTTGCGCGCCAAATCGGCACACCAGGTCGCAAAGCCTTCGTTGAGCCACAAATCGTTCCACCACCGCATCGTGACGAGGTTGCCAAACCACTGGTGCGCTAGCTCGTGCGTCACGATCTCGGCCACGCGCTGCTTGGCCATGAGCGAGGTGCGCTCAGGATCGAGCAGCAGCGCCGTTTCGCGGTACGTCACCAGTCCCCAGTTTTCCATCGCGCCGGCCGCAAAATCCGGCAGCGCTACCATATCGAGGTTGGGCAGGGGATAGGGAATGCCAAAATAATCTCCGAAAAATGATAGCGTCCACGTCGCCATATCCAGCGCAAACGCCAGCTGGTCTTTGTGTCCCGGCGTTGCCAGTGCGCGCACCCGCACGCCCTCGGCCGTCTCGCCCTCCAGGTACTCAAACTCGCCTACCACATACGCCAGCAAGTAGGTGCTCATCTTGGGCGTGGGCGCAAAGGTTACGCGCTTGCGCCCCTCGCCGGCCGGCGTCTCCTCGGTCGCCACGGTATTCGACAGCGCCATCATGCCCTCCGGCACGGTCAAATTCAGCTCAAACACCGCCTTGGCGCTGGGTTCGTCGATCGCCACCAGCGCCTCGCGCGCATGCACCGCTTCAAATTGCGTGGTCGCAATGAGCTGCTCCTGGCCGTCGCGCTGGTAAGTGCTGCGGTAAAAACCATGCAGCGAGTCGCCGATGACACCGCGCACCCGCATCGACAAGTGATGCATGCCGGCGCCCACGATCTCCGCAAACGCAAACGTCACGGTCTCGGTCTTCTCGTCGAGCTTCACCGACTCCGGGCTGAGCTTGCCGTCGAGCTTCACCTCGCTCACTTCCAGCCCAACCGCATGGAATACCAGCTCGTTTGATGGCTCCACCACGGCAAAATCAATCGATTCATGAATCGCAAACCGTGAACCCGCCATGTCAACGTCAATGTCCAGCGCGTACCGCTCGGGCACAATAGTATCCAAAAGACGAGCCACCTTTGCCATGCACAACCTCATGAGTTACAGATCACCATTATATCGACAAACTTGCCGCCAGCCCACCCCCACGCTATAATGTCTCTTGTAGCCGGCCAGCAGGCCGGTCATTTTTATCACACAGCGCCACAATTGAATAACAACAGAATAAGGAGTTCACCACTATGCAAACCAATTTTTTAGCCGCTATCAACCTCATCGCTGAGGAAAAAAATCTTCCCCGCGACATTATCATCGAGACCGTTCAGGCCGCGCTGGCCGCGGCGTACAAGAAAGATTACAGCGACAAAGATCAAGAAGCCCGCGCCGAGCTCGACGAAGAGACCGGTGAGGTGCACATCTATGAATCCAAGGCTGTGGTACCAGACGGCGAGGTCGACAACGAATTTCTCCAAATCGGTCTCTCGGACGCCAAAAAGATCGACAAAAAGGCCGAAGTGCGCGAAGCCGACGTCGAAGCCGGCATCGAGCCCTACATGGTCGAAATGGAAGCCCACCCCGAAGACTTCGGCCGCGTGGCCGCCCAAACCGCCAAGCAGGTGATCATTCAGCGCCTGCGCGAAGCCGAGCGTGAAATCGTCTTCACCGAGTACAAAGACAAAGAGGGCCTGGTGCTCAACGGCAACGTGCAGCGCGTCGAAGGCAGCGTGGCCTACGTCGATCTGGGCAAAGCCACCGGCGTATTGTTTGCCTCAGAGCAAATTCCCGGCGAGCGCTACTACACCGGCCAGCGCCTCAAGGTGTTTGTGGTGCGCGTAGAGCAAACCGCCCGCGGACCGCAGATCGTGCTCAGCCGCGCCCACGCCCACATGGTGAAGCATTTGTTCGAGCTCGAAGTGCCCGAGATCGAGGCGGGCAGTGTCGAAATCGTCGGCATCGCCCGCGAGGCCGGCATCCGCTCCAAGGTCGCGGTGCAATCGCACGCCTCTGGCGTCGACGCCGTCGGCACCTTTGTGGGTGGCCGCGGCTCGCGCGTGCAGGCCGTCATGAGCGACCTCGGCGAAGAAAAAATCGACATCATCCCCTACGCCGAAGACCCCGAAACCTACATCGCCAATGCGCTGTCACCCACCAAGGTCGTCAGCGTCAGCCTCAATGACGTCGAAAAGAAGGCCGTGGTGCGCGTGCCCGAAGACCAGCTCTCGCTGGCCATCGGCAAGCAGGGCCAAAACGTCCGCCTGGCCGCCAAGCTCACGGGCTGGAACATCGACATCATTTCGGCCGACGAATCACGCATCGAAGCCGCTGCCGCAGCCGCCGCGGCCGAACCCGCGCCCAAGGGTGGTGACCTCGAGAGCTCGCTCATCGACGCCATCAACCAACAGGCCGAAATCGACCCCGCCCGCAGCGAAGAGGTCTCAGGCGGCCAAACCGACGTGCTCTCGGGCCGCGAGTCCAACGACTAGCCACCGCGACCGCCGGCTCGCCGGTTGCACCCAGGCACATAATCCGCTACGGTAACAATCGCCGAAGTTGGCATCCCTCCGTTCATCTCCAGCCCCCGAAGGAGCGCCGTGAGGCGGTTATTTGGCATCCTCGCGCTCATAGGCATAATCGTCTATGTTGTCCCGCACGCTAGCAACGGTGGTCCAGGCGCCACCCAAACCGGCCGGCGGGGGATCGTCACGTCCCAAGCCCGCATCGATTACTCCAAGGTGACAAGTCGACTCACGGAGCTAAAGCTCGGTCCGCTAGTGACGAGCCAAAGCTCTGGCGCGCAGCGTCAGGTGGCCACCACCAAACTGCTTGCTAGTGGCCTCGTCACCGCGGTCAAGTACGATCAGCGCATTCGATGCTACCCGCTCGATGACCTCAGCCAGCGTGCCGCCAAGATGTATTGGGGGCTCGTGCAGTTCTTGCAGGTGATCGTAACCGCCGGTTTCGTCGTCGGGGTCAGCTGCGTCAATACGGGCCACGATCGTGACGGTGCACTCCATCCGTTATGGCGGGCTATGGACATAAACTACGTCAATGGTCGGCGGGTTAATACTCGTCTCGATCAAGTCTGGCGGTTTGCGCGCTGGGTGATGGGTCTCAATACGGCCGATCTACCCACCGAGGTCGGTAGCGACAGCGATTTCATTGACCACAGTCGTATGAAAAAGGCCGGCCGAGGCCCGTTTATTGTCGATCCAGCCCATTTTCACTTCGGGTATCGGCTATGACCTGCCCGTCAACTTCCGGCGGCCCGCCCGTGCCCGTGATCGGGTGCGGGCGGGCAATCCGGCCTGGGCGCCGCACCGGCATTACGTGCGCTATGTACAATGTCTAAAGTTTAGACATTTGCCGTAGGTCCGAACTCAAATAACCGTAAAAAGTCTAAACTTTAGACCACATCACCTTCATGAACACCCTCCAGCCACCAAAAACCACCCGCCAAGTCCGCACCAAGTACACGCCGCTCAGTTACGAGCGCCTCGCCATCCTTCTCGCCGTCGCTGCGGGTCCCATCGATTGCGCCCGCATCGCCGAGCAAGTACTGGCCGATACTGTCGCCAATATCGTCCTCAAGAAAAGTACAGCCTATTATCTTATAAGTGAATTGACCACTACCGGTCACCTGCAAAAACACGGTTCCTACACCCTCACCGCCAAAGGTCGCCAAACCTTGCAACGCGAGCTCGCGCGCCTCGAACAACAGCGCCGTCTCCTGCTCCAGCGCCTACCGCAATGACGTTTAGCACTCGCTTGCATAGAGTGCCAACAATGCTATACTATCTGCATATCTCGCGTACTCTTGACTACCGGATGCCAGCGTGGGAGGGTAACGGAAAGGACATCAATCATGGCCGATTTTAGCTCACAGTTCGATCGGTTCACCGAGAACGCCAAACGCAGTCTCGAAAACGCCGAGGCCATCGCCACCCAAATGGGTTCCAGCTACGTCGGCACCGAGCACATTTTGCTCGGCGTGCTGCAGCAAGAGACCTCCATCGGGGCCAAAATTCTCAAAAATGTCGGCGTCACGTTCGAAAAAGCCCAGCTGGTACTGAGCTTCTCGCAGCAGTTAGCCGGCGGCGGCTACAAAGGCGCCTCCGAAACCGCTAAGCGTACGCTCACCTACAGCATGCGCGTGGCGAAGGAATTCGGGCAGCCTTACTGCGGTACCGAGCACATTTTGTTCGCCATCCTGAGCGAAAAAAGTGCGCGCGCTATCAGCTTGCTCAAAAACGACCTCCAGATCGACCCCGCTATCATCCGCGGTGAGCTCGAAAACTACCTCGGCAACCAGCAATACTTCTATGCCGACGAAGAGCGCGGCGGCGCCCGTACCGCCAAGGGTGGGGGAGGCGGCAACGCCGGCAAATCCAAAACCCCCGCGCTCGATCACTTTGGCATCGATCTCACCGCCAAAGCCGGCGACAACAAGCTCGATCCCATGGTGGGCCGCGAAGCCCAGATTAGCCGCGTCATTTCTATCCTCGGCCGCCGCAGCAAAAACAACCCCGTGCTCATCGGCGAGCCCGGCGTTGGCAAAACCGCCATCGCCGAGGGCCTGGCTCAGCGCATCATTGCCGAGGAAGTCCCCGAAATGCTTCTGCGCAAGCGCCTCGTCATGCTCGACCTGGCGTCGGTCATCGCCGGCACCAAGTACCGCGGCGAATTCGAAGAGCGCCTCAAAAAAATCCTCGACGAGGCCAAAGCCACTCCCGAGGTCATCCTCTTCATCGACGAGCTCCACACCGTGGTGGGCGCCGGCGCGGCCGAAGGCGCCATCGACGCCGCCAACATCCTCAAGCCCGCGCTCAGCCGCGGCGAAATTCAGGTGATCGGCGCCACTACTCTCGACGAATACCGCAAGCACATCGAAAAAGACGCCGCCCTCGAGCGCCGCTTCCAGCCGGTGCAGGTCCCCGAAACCACGCCCGAAGAGACCGTCGACGTGCTGCGCGGTTTGCGGCCCCGTTACGAAGAGCACCACCGCGTCGAAATCAGCGACGAGGCCATCGAAGCCGCCGCCAAGCTCGCTAAGCGCTACGTGGCCGACCGTTTTCTGCCCGACAAGGCCATCGACCTCATCGACGAGGCCGCCAGCCTCGCCCGCATCAAGCGCGGCGGCTCCAGCAAGGCTTTGCGCAACCTCCAAAAACAAGTAAGCGAAATCCGTGACGACATCGAAAACGCCGTCTTCGACCAAGACTTCGAGCTGGCCGCTCGCCTCAAGACCCGCGAATCGGTCATCCAAAACCGCCTCAGTCAGCTCAAACTCAAAGAAGGCGCCGCCGATGCCGCCGTGCGTATCACCGCCGAAGACATCGCCCAGGTCGTCTCGCTCATGACCGGCATCCCCGTCACGCGCCTCATCAAGACCGAAGTCGACAGCCTCCTCAAGCTCGAAGACTCGCTCAAGCGCCGAGTCATCGGCCAAACAGAAGCCATCGAAGCCATCTCCCGCAGCATCCGCCGCTCGCGCACCGGCGTGTCCGACGCCCGCCGTCCCATCGGCAGCTTCATTTTCCTCGGCCCCACCGGCGTCGGCAAAACCGAGCTCGCGCGTATGCTGTCCGAGGAATTGTTCCACGACCGCGATGCCATGATCAAGATCGACATGTCGGAATTCATGGAGCGGCACAACGTTTCGCGCCTCGTCGGCGCCCCCGCCGGCTATGTCGGCTACGACGAAGGTGGTCAGCTCACGGAGCAGGTCCGGCGCAAGCCCTACAGCCTCATCCTTTTCGATGAGCTCGAGAAGGCCCACCCCGATGTGTTCAACATGCTGCTGCAAATCCTCGAAGATGGCTATGTCACCGACGCCAAAGGCCGCCGCGTCGACTTCCGCAACACGGTCATCATCATGACCTCCAACGTCGGCGCCTCCGACATGAACCGCGAAGTCGAGCTCGGTTTCCGCACCGAAACTCCGAATGAGGAAAAAGCCCTCGAGGCCACTCACCTCAAGGTCAAAACTAAGGTGCTCGAAGACCTGCGCAAGCAATTCCGCCCCGAATTCCTCAACCGCATTGACGGCACACTGGTCTTCAAGACGCTCAGCCAAAACGACATCAAAAAGATTCTTGTGCTTCAGCTGACCGACTTGAGCAAACGCCTCGATGAACAAGATCTCAAGCTCAAAGTGACGTCCTCGGCCAAAGGACTCCTCGTGGAGCGTGGCTACGACACCAAACAGGGCGCCCGCCCGATGCGCCGTGCCATCCAGGATCTCCTGGAAGACCCGCTCGCCACGGGGCTGCTCGACGGCCGCTTCGAAGCCGGTGATACCATCACCGCCACCCGCCGCGGCGACCAAATCCACCTCACTTCCGAGCGGCCTGCCCCCTCGCCAACCACCACGGTCGACGAAGCGGGCCGCGCCTAAGGTAGCCTAGAGACCGCAACCGCACTATCAATAAATCCGTGGTGTGGTGGCCCTGATCGGATTGCGACCAGGGCCACCATGGCACTCTCCCGGGTGCGAGGTGGCGGTTACGCCACCGGACCAGTCGGGCCAGCCGAGCGGGGGTGCGCCGACTGGAGCTCGGCGATTTGTTGATCGCGCTGAGCTATCAGTTCCAGCAGAAACTGTTTCTCCAGCTGCTGTCGAGTCCGATCGGGAGCCGGCATCGAAGTCGGCAAATCCCGGATCAGCCGACTCACGACCTCGGCCGCGAGCCGCGGAGCATGGGGTAGCTCCAGGGCCAGCCGTTGGCGTATCTGTTTGCCCAAGGGCAGGAGCCGGATATAAGACGTAGACCGTCTGCCTCCGCGCTCGATCATCTTGTGCTCGGC includes:
- the rplS gene encoding 50S ribosomal protein L19: MEAIRQLELNYRKPALPQVQTGDTVRVHQLIKEGAKQRIQVFEGIIIRTHRMNELTACVTVRRIASGIGVEKTFLLHSPNVSKIEILRRAKVRRNFLSFLRERRGKSARLREISFDKIAANDVSTPETPAGDTDETEVIDAEQAEDALTDAVPLADVEKSEAKAAASEDEPNTAADTGTPDEQQAPADEAEAGVAQAEPGEGKAVQS
- a CDS encoding YraN family protein, which codes for MSSVETGRAGEQLAAQHLAASGFAILARNWRNRWCELDIVARRHGIIHFIEVKYRSDIRYGYAAEYISRDKSARLMRAALAWNQAHGYDGPYQIDVVTVEGSLEQPQIAHLENAVGGW
- a CDS encoding DNA polymerase III subunit alpha; protein product: MPETQTAKPQFVHLHNHSHYSLLDGLQKVPGMLDRVQELGMTSVALTDHGTMSGAIEFYKEAKKRDIKPIIGVETYVAPRGHLDKAGRQDANPYHLILLAYNNVGYHNLMKLVTIAQLEGYYYKPRIDRDLITQYHEGLIALSACAGGEVAQNILNGNLAEAQKVVEWYDATFGRGNYYLELQAHEHQWETQKQINDAKIELSRSTGVPLVVTADAHYSAHTDREAHEILLCVQTGKTISDAGRMTMDMDLYVTSPDEVIERFQRVPEAYENTVKIAERCDVELELGRILIPTFEVPEGFKDEREYLHSLCWRGLAWRYGGIPKEDIAHITEVKAKTLVTPEIAERLEFELSVIGRMGYDGYFLIVSDFINWGKNQGIIFGPGRGSAAGSIVSFAMNITDLDPLKYDLLFERFLNPDRISMPDIDIDIQDTRRGEVIDYVTEKYGQERVAQIITFGTMAARNAVRDTGRALGYSYAEVDAIAKLVPQPVQGRHIPLAVAAGLKTGKGSEQRPDPELVKEYTTNQRARELIDLAIRLEGTIRSNGVHAAGVVIAPEPIVGYTPVQRAQKGGTATQYSMGPIEELGLLKMDFLGLSNLTVINNALRIIKRVYGAAIDIADIPLDDPKTFELLSRGDTTGVFQVESAGMKRYLRDLKPTVFDDIIAMVALYRPGPMQWIDEFIGRKHGSIPITYVHPSMENALKNTYGVLVYQEQVMQISKEVSGFTGGEADTLRKAIGKKNAAMMAKMKTKFVEGAVKNVGADQKIMEDFWANLEDFAAYCFNKSHAACYGLIAYQTAYLKAHYPAAFMAALMTSDFGNIDRIAIEVAECTRMGIQVLPPDVNESFHEFAVVKESGNIRFGLSAVKNIGSGPIETILAARDEGGPFASVEDFAKRVNARECNKKVWESLTKCGAFDALIDGDRAQLLFNIETITAFGAKAQKNALSGQIDIFGSLGVEENLPALRLESAPHPASTREQLAWEKELLGLYISHHPLDEYAGYLADTCVPISDITPSSDGKLLRIGGIITTVRKILTKKGDTMAFVGIEDKTGLTELIVFPKAFEKSPEVFEADNIIMATGKISARDKEGRLTDEPKMMVDAAKIVNYDTASSHVSTHAPQPAAPVAAPPARPAAAASPGGGYVVLHLADLSDQQLLHDIKQIIGAHAGGAEIYIVVGADAPKKIRLPFKVAVSEALLEQLGALVGTDQVTHAA
- a CDS encoding ribonuclease HII, coding for MTVISGIPATTRTPRHAAAPGWRAVLPLVRAGRTIIGIDEVGRGAWAGPVVAAAVILPPRLRLPGLGDSKALAAPARRRLSRDIRRRALAVGIGWVAAAEVDAHGLSWAVRESGLRALAGMSLEAAVIILDGRHNYLRGTHESQVFVKADATISPVAAASIIAKVARDAYMQRLHRADPRYGFDQHVGYGTALHAAGLAAHGPGPQHRYSFRPIREAARVIG